One genomic window of Eggerthella timonensis includes the following:
- a CDS encoding lantibiotic protection ABC transporter ATP-binding protein: MGCMLETNALTKTFKGQTAVDHVSLHVPEGSVYGLLGPNGAGKSTLLKMVCGMLRPTSGSIAFAGRPWTRADLDGIGALIETPPLYDNLTARENLRVRTTLLGVPESRIDEALATVDLVGTGSKRAGQFSLGMKQRLGIALALVGSPCLLILDEPTNGLDPVGIQELRALIRSFPERGITVVLSSHILNEVEHVADLVGIIVEGRLAFEAPLDAGVDLERLFMDVCMGKAVA; the protein is encoded by the coding sequence ATGGGATGCATGCTGGAAACGAACGCGCTCACGAAGACGTTCAAGGGACAGACGGCGGTCGATCACGTGTCGCTGCACGTGCCGGAGGGCTCGGTGTACGGCCTTTTGGGGCCGAACGGCGCGGGGAAGTCGACGCTGCTTAAAATGGTGTGCGGCATGCTGCGCCCCACGTCGGGCAGCATCGCCTTCGCGGGGCGCCCGTGGACGCGCGCCGACCTCGACGGCATCGGCGCGCTTATCGAGACGCCGCCGCTCTACGACAACCTCACCGCGCGCGAGAACCTGCGCGTGCGCACGACGCTCTTAGGCGTGCCCGAGAGCCGCATCGACGAGGCGCTGGCCACGGTGGACCTCGTCGGCACGGGCTCGAAGCGCGCGGGGCAGTTCTCGCTCGGCATGAAGCAGCGCCTCGGCATCGCGCTCGCGCTCGTGGGCAGCCCGTGCCTGCTCATCCTCGACGAGCCGACGAACGGCCTCGACCCGGTGGGCATCCAGGAGCTGCGCGCGCTCATCCGGTCGTTCCCGGAGCGCGGCATCACCGTGGTGCTGTCGAGCCATATCTTGAACGAAGTGGAGCACGTGGCCGACCTCGTCGGCATCATCGTGGAGGGCCGGCTGGCCTTTGAAGCGCCGCTCGACGCGGGCGTCGATCTGGAGAGGCTGTTCATGGACGTGTGCATGGGGAAGGCGGTGGCATGA